The Halomonas sp. KG2 genome segment TCAATCTCGATCCAGGGTGCGACATGATCAAACGCGCAGACCTGGCGGTGATAGGCGACAGCACGCAAATTCTTGCTGCGTTAGTGGCGATGGTGGAACAGCAGCGAGGAGGGCAGCGCGATGCGGCCTGAACAACAGCAAAAACAACAAAAACCGGGTATCGACGTAGCGGTACTGGTCTCCATAGGCCGTCACCCCACAACCGGTCGTGCGAGGCGCGCCGAACAGGATGCACGGGGTCTGGAACTTGCCTTGGCCATGGAAGCAGAGCTGCCGGGTAGCCGGATTGACGTGCTGCATGCTGGTTCTCAAGATGTCGACAGCGAGGCAGCTCTGCGCAGTTACTTAGGAATGGCCACGGGTGTTGGCATGGGGCTTGAGTCCATGACCTTGCTGGAGCAGCCTGAAGGCAGCGATGCTATTCTGCCTCTGGTGGAGCATTTGGCCGCTACTTCACCTCAGCTAGTGATCACCGGTGCCCGGGCCGAGCGCGGAGAAGGCTCTGGGCTTTTGCCCTATGCATTGGCGGAGCATCTCGGTTGGCCGCTAGTGAATAGCTTGGCATCGATAGAGACGGTGGAAAATGGCGTGGTAACGCTGCTTCAGGCGTTGCCACGGGGCCAACGTCGTCGTCTCAAGGTGCGCCTGCCCGCCATCATCAGCGTGGATGAAGCGGCGCCGGCGGCGCGTCAGAGCGCCTTTGGCCCGGCTCGTCGAGCCACCTTCTCGGTGGCACCCACTACCTCTGAAGCTGACAGTGAATTGGCCCAGTGGCACTTGAGCCCCGCACGTAAACGGCCTAAGCGTCTGAAAATCATCAAAGCCGCCTCAGCAAGAGACCGCTTTAAAGCGGCGGCTTCCAAAGCCGAGGGCAAGGGCGGGCAAGTGCTTACCGACGTTACCCCTGAGCAGGGCGCCGAGGCGATCTACAAGTTGCTCAAGGAAGAGGACGTGCTGCGCTGAAGCTTTTTTTGATCACGGCATGTTAGCAATCTTAAAGCCCGCCCTTTATTGGCGGGCTTCTTGTTATCTCTTTTTTAATCTCTGAGTCTTTATTTTCGAAGCCTTTACGTTTTAAGTCTTTACGTTCGCTGTCGTTATCTTCTTCTATGTTGTTATGACCTATTTGCCAGCAAAGCCAGGGTAAAGCCGTAGGCGCTGTCTTTCTAGATGTAACCCCATCCAGGCGTGTAGCACTAACACAGTGATGACGATGACCCCGCCCAGTAGCGTTGATGCCGTCGGCGTCTCGCCTAGTAGCCACCAAACCCATAGTGTGCCCAATGCGGTTTCCACCAGGTAAAACAGTGCCACCTCGGTAGACGGCAGGTAACGGGTGGCGCTATTGATCAGCACCGTGGCCAGGGGCATCTGCACTAGCCCCATCAGTGCCAGTACGCCATAACGCTCGGCATCAAGCGCTAGCGGCGAGGCCATGGGCAGAGCAATTGCTGCTGAGAGCAGTCCACCACCAGCAATCACCGTCATGGGGTCAATGGCTGGATAGCGGCGTAGCAAGGTCAAGTTACCGCCGATGGTCGCCGCGGCCGTTAAGGCATACAGGTTACCCGCCAGCATTCCCATGGCGCCTTCGCCCAAGAACACCAACCCCATACCCAGCATGCAGACGGCAATGGCTACCAACGTTCTTAGCGGCACCTTTTCATGCAGGAAAACCCGTGAAAACAGTGCGGCAAACAGTGGCGCTGTGCTCAGTATTACTACCACGTTGGCCACATTGGCGTTCATCACGGCTAGCACGAAGAGGCTCGACATTAGACCCAGCAGCAGCGCTGAGGCGAGTGAAGAAAACGGATGGCTTCTCAGTGCCCCTAATCGATTACCCACACAGCATAGGACTCCCAGCACGCAGAACATCAAAAAACCGCGCCAGAATACGATGGTCCAGCCATCGGTATTAGCTAGGCGGATCAGCAGACCGTCGAAACTGAGGAACACCACGCCCAGTATCACCATGGCCAGACCGCGCTGGTAAGAATTTGACTGCATTGTCTTGGTTCCTGGTCGGTAAAAGAGAGCAACCGCCCGCTGGTTGGGCGGGCGGTTGCGGGGGAGATTACTTGGCGGTTTTGGGTATCGCGTTAAGCTGTTGCCACTCCTTATTAAGGCCTACGTAAAGGCTGACGCACATCATTAGTAGTACCAGTGTGAAGGGCAGCCCTGTGGCTACCGCGCCCGCCTGAAGCGCACTGAGCGCAGTGCTACCGCCGCCATACAGCAGTACTCCAGCAATGACACCTTCAAGTGCGGCCCAGAAAACACGCTGGCCCTTAGGGGCATCGGTTTTGCCACCGGCCGTGATGTTATCGATTACCAACGAGCCGGAGTCTGATGAAGTGATGAAGAAAACCAGCACCAGGATAATGGCTAGTGTTGACGTTATGCTGGTGAGAGGCAACTGTTCCAGCATATGGAACATGGCAAGCGAGACATCGCCAATGCCGTTGGCCAGTTCGCCTACGCCGTTAGTCGCCTGAAAAAGCGCTGTTCCGCCGAAGGCGCTCATCCAAACCAAGGTGACTAGTGTTGGTACCAGCAGTACGGCAATGAGAAACTCCCGAACGGTGCGTCCACGCGATACGCGAGCGATAAACATGCCGACAAACGGAGACCAGGAAATCCACCACGCCCAGTAAAAGATGGTCCAGCCGTGGTACCAAGTGTCGTCCTCGCGTCCAATCCAGTTCGACAGCGGCAAAAGGTGGCTTACATAGTCTAGCGTTGTGGTGCCAATCCCTGTCAATATCATCAGGGTCGGGCCTGCTATCACAACGAATAGCAACAGTATCGCCGCGATGATCATATTAATGTTTGAGAATAGCTTTACGCCACCGTCGATACCCCGCCATACCGAGAATAGTGCAATCACCGTGACCACTAGGATAATCGCCAGCTGAGTACCAATAGTGTTGGGGATGCCGAACAGATAGGCGAGCCCACCTGCCGCTTGGGTAGCGCCAAAGCCAAGCGAGGTGGCTAGGCCGAAAATGGTGGCGAGTACGGCAAGAATATCGATGATATGACCTGCCCAGCCGCGGGTATGCTCACCTAGAAGTGGATAAAAGGCGGAGCGAAGCGTGAGTGGCAAGCCCTTATTATAGGCAAAGAACGCCAGCGAGAGTGCGACGACTGCGTAGATTGCCCAGGGGTGCAGCCCCCAATGAAACATGGTCGCGCCCATGGCAGCACTAGCGCCTTCCGGTGTGCCTGCGGGGGCGTTGAGGGGCGTACCATACCAGTCGGTGTAATAGGCCACGGGCTCAGCAACGCTCCAGAACATTAGGCCGATACCCATACCCGCCGCAAATAGCATGGCGAACCAGGACGTGCGCGAGTACTCCGGCTTGGCATCGCTGCCGCCCAAACGAATTCGCCCGAGCGGCAAGCAGATCAGTACAAGGCAGAACACCACAAAGGTATTGCCTGCAATCATAAACAGCCAGTCAAAGTGTTCAATTGACCAGTTCTTGGCAAGCCCTAGGTGCGTATTAGCGGCATCTGGGTAAACCAGTGCGTAAAGAATGAACAGCAGAATGGCGAGAGCGGAGAGAGGGAAGACGGGGTTATGAAAATCCAACCCCATTATCTGGGTATTGTCCTGTCCGGGCGACAGAACCGGGTCGTCATTGTTCTTCATTGGGTTTCCTTGGTGGTTCTTGTTAGGTGTCGGGTATGAGTCACGATCGCCGACGCTACGAATTGTTGGGCTTGTTTTGGAGGAGGAGTGTCGTGAAAACGACCTTCATCTATTCATCCTGGCTAGGATGTCTTGAATAGATATGCGGATGCCTTTTTGGGGTAAGTCCTTAGGCACGGAGGGGATAGGGTGGGAAAGCGCAATCCACCATCAAGCGCACAACAATAAACAACAGGAGCTAGCCATGAATGCAGCCAACCGCGGAGTGGTCTATAAAGGGCCGGGTGAAGTCGCCGTCGAATCTATTGCCTATCCTGAGCTCGCCATCGGTAATCGAAAGTGTGAGCACGGCGTCATTCTTAAAGTCGTCACCACCAATATCTGTGGCAGCGACCAGCATATGGTACGCGGCCGCACCACTGCGCCATCCGGCTTGGTGCTAGGTCACGAAATTACGGGTTTGGTGGTCGAGTGTGGTCGCGACGTCGAGTTTATCCAGCCCGGCGATCTCGTCTCGGTGCCGTTTAATATTGCCTGCGGCCGCTGCCGTAACTGTAAAGAAGGCCGTACCGGCATCTGCCTGAACGTGAACCCCTCTCGTCCAGGGGCTGCTTATGGCTATGTCGATATGGGTGGCTGGGTGGGTGGCCAGACCGAATATGTCATGGTTCCCTACGCGGACTTCAATCTGCTGAAGTTCCCGGACACCGATCAAGCGATGGAGAAAATCAAAGATTTAACCCTGCTTTCCGATATCTTCCCCACTGGCTTCCACGGTTGCGTTACTGCCGGTGTTGGCCCCGGTAGTACTGTCTATATTGCAGGTGCTGGCCCTGTGGGCTTGGCGGCGGCAGTTTCTGCGCAGTTGCTTGGCGCGGCTTGTGTGATTGTCGGCGATATGGTCGAAGACCGTTTAGCCCAAGCGCGAAGCTTTGGCTGCGAGACCATTGACCTGACCCAGGACGGCGACATGGCCGACAAGATTGAGGTGATTCTCGGCGAGCGTGAAGTCGATGCCTTTGTCGACTGTGTTGGTTTCGAGGCCCACGCCTGCGGCTGCAACCATGGTAAAGAAGCACCTGCGACCGTGCTTAACTCGGCGATG includes the following:
- a CDS encoding electron transfer flavoprotein subunit beta — its product is MRPEQQQKQQKPGIDVAVLVSIGRHPTTGRARRAEQDARGLELALAMEAELPGSRIDVLHAGSQDVDSEAALRSYLGMATGVGMGLESMTLLEQPEGSDAILPLVEHLAATSPQLVITGARAERGEGSGLLPYALAEHLGWPLVNSLASIETVENGVVTLLQALPRGQRRRLKVRLPAIISVDEAAPAARQSAFGPARRATFSVAPTTSEADSELAQWHLSPARKRPKRLKIIKAASARDRFKAAASKAEGKGGQVLTDVTPEQGAEAIYKLLKEEDVLR
- a CDS encoding DMT family transporter, whose product is MQSNSYQRGLAMVILGVVFLSFDGLLIRLANTDGWTIVFWRGFLMFCVLGVLCCVGNRLGALRSHPFSSLASALLLGLMSSLFVLAVMNANVANVVVILSTAPLFAALFSRVFLHEKVPLRTLVAIAVCMLGMGLVFLGEGAMGMLAGNLYALTAAATIGGNLTLLRRYPAIDPMTVIAGGGLLSAAIALPMASPLALDAERYGVLALMGLVQMPLATVLINSATRYLPSTEVALFYLVETALGTLWVWWLLGETPTASTLLGGVIVITVLVLHAWMGLHLERQRLRLYPGFAGK
- a CDS encoding BCCT family transporter, encoding MKNNDDPVLSPGQDNTQIMGLDFHNPVFPLSALAILLFILYALVYPDAANTHLGLAKNWSIEHFDWLFMIAGNTFVVFCLVLICLPLGRIRLGGSDAKPEYSRTSWFAMLFAAGMGIGLMFWSVAEPVAYYTDWYGTPLNAPAGTPEGASAAMGATMFHWGLHPWAIYAVVALSLAFFAYNKGLPLTLRSAFYPLLGEHTRGWAGHIIDILAVLATIFGLATSLGFGATQAAGGLAYLFGIPNTIGTQLAIILVVTVIALFSVWRGIDGGVKLFSNINMIIAAILLLFVVIAGPTLMILTGIGTTTLDYVSHLLPLSNWIGREDDTWYHGWTIFYWAWWISWSPFVGMFIARVSRGRTVREFLIAVLLVPTLVTLVWMSAFGGTALFQATNGVGELANGIGDVSLAMFHMLEQLPLTSITSTLAIILVLVFFITSSDSGSLVIDNITAGGKTDAPKGQRVFWAALEGVIAGVLLYGGGSTALSALQAGAVATGLPFTLVLLMMCVSLYVGLNKEWQQLNAIPKTAK
- the fdhA gene encoding formaldehyde dehydrogenase, glutathione-independent — its product is MNAANRGVVYKGPGEVAVESIAYPELAIGNRKCEHGVILKVVTTNICGSDQHMVRGRTTAPSGLVLGHEITGLVVECGRDVEFIQPGDLVSVPFNIACGRCRNCKEGRTGICLNVNPSRPGAAYGYVDMGGWVGGQTEYVMVPYADFNLLKFPDTDQAMEKIKDLTLLSDIFPTGFHGCVTAGVGPGSTVYIAGAGPVGLAAAVSAQLLGAACVIVGDMVEDRLAQARSFGCETIDLTQDGDMADKIEVILGEREVDAFVDCVGFEAHACGCNHGKEAPATVLNSAMSLTRAGGQIGIPGLYVTEDPGAADDAAKQGALSMRFGLGWAKSHSFHTGQCPVMKYHRPLMQAILFGKVKIADAVNVQMITLDQAPQGYADFDGGAAKKFVIDPHGSVPA